In the genome of Apostichopus japonicus isolate 1M-3 chromosome 15, ASM3797524v1, whole genome shotgun sequence, one region contains:
- the LOC139981444 gene encoding uncharacterized protein: MGLKTTILVILVAIGLYFLLRPTDVNLNSSIFIYRDPKYVYSKVSDIQLNMKNHKYGRKAVVKEKYTRDDNVKCEVYEVTEVIPLGLFDWEYTLVFDTVFEFTKPGEELRIHYHIWYAGLSGNIIRTFKPKDEEGGPGCLVEEEMTIRTPWVSSQYVLHHSKATHPDSLYHMKLTIESMHEYFNERKE, translated from the exons ATGGGTTTAAAAACTACCATCTTAGTGATTCTGGTCGCTATTGGGTTGTACTTTCTATTGAGACCAACCGATGTCAACTTAAATTCTAGTATTTTTATTTATCGAGATCCAAAGTATGTATACAGTAAAGTCAGTGATATCCAACTCAACATGAAAAATCACAAGTATGG CCGGAAAGCTGTTGTGAAAGAGAAGTATACCCGAGATGATAACGTAAAGTGTGAAGTGTATGAAGTCACAGAAGTTATTCCGCTGGGTCTATTCGACTGGGAGTACACCTTGGTATTCGATACTGTCTTTGAATTCACAAA ACCTGGAGAGGAACTCCGTATTCACTACCACATCTGGTATGCTGGGTTGTCCGGTAACATAATCCGAACATTTAAACCGAAGGATGAAGAAGGGGGACCCGGATGCCTGGTGGAGGAAGAGATGACGATACGTACGCCTTGGGTGTCCAGTCAATACGTTTTACATCATTCAAAGGCTACCCACCCAGATAGTTTATATCATATGAAACTCACCATAGAATCCATGCACGAATACTTCAACGAAAGGAAAGAATGA